A genomic region of Cryptococcus neoformans var. grubii H99 chromosome 13, complete sequence contains the following coding sequences:
- a CDS encoding transcription regulator has protein sequence MAIFNRKPKARLDGEPAPTEKEKVKWSKRPANTAFKQQRLKAWQPILTPKSVLPTLLIIGIIFAPIGALIVWGSGKVTTITLDYTECDVDAPTDGSYQAMPNSAYQYDLATSSSVSESSIASPTWTFSNDSSREVGETARCEIEFEVPYDLGPGLFLYYKLTNYYQNHRRYSSSFDATQLIGDSRSLSQINGGNCKPITSRDGKPYYPCGLIANSLFNDTFPSVVLLNPTNGAQNQTYNFSESGIAWGGIKKNYASTLTYISPSDVLPPPNWALKYPNGYVDGFPNLREDEHFQVWMRVAALPTFRKLWARNDGEIMSQGRYRIVANMNYPVKQFSGTKSIVISTVSWIGGKQPFLGWAYIAAAILCVVLAVAGLIRHLVKPRKLGDMSLLSWNQPNANGL, from the exons ATGGCCATATTCAACAGGAAGCCAAAGGCCAGATTAGATGGGGAGCCCGCTCCTacggaaaaggaaaaggtcaaATGGTCCAAAAGGCCTGCCA ACACGGCGTTCAAGCAGCAACGTTTGAAGGCATGGCAACCGATATTGACACCCAAGAGCGTGCTCCCGActcttctcatcatcgGTATCATCTTTGCACCTATAGGCGCTCTCATCGTTTGGGGTAGCGGAAAGGTCACGACTATAACACTAGATTACACTGAATGTGATGTGGATGCGCCTACTGATGGTAGCTATCAAGCAATGCCCAATAGTGCATATCAAT ATGATCTTGcgacttcttcctcggtaTCGGAATCTTCCATCGCATCGCCTACATGGACTTTCAGCAATGATTCATCCCGTGAGGTAGGCGAAACCGCTAGGTGTGAGATTGAGTTTGAGGTCCCTTACGACTTGG GACCTGGATTGTTCTTGTACTACAAATTGACCAACTA CTATCAGAATCACCGAAGGTACTCTTCGAGTTTCGATGCGACCCAACTCATAGGTGACTCTCGATCCTT GTCTCAGATCAACGGTGGCAACTGCAAGCCTATCACTTCTCGAGATGGAAAGCCATACTACCCCTGTGGATTGATCGCGAACAGTCTTTTCAACG ATACCTTCCCTTCAGTTGTCCTTCTTAATCCTACCA ATGGCGCACAGAACCAGACGTACAACTTCAGCGAATCTGGTATCGCCTGGGGCGGCATCAAGAAGAATTACGCCTCCACCCTCACTTATATCTCCCCCAGCGAtgtccttcctccacccaACTGGGCGCTCAAATACCCTAACGGCTATGTGGACGGATTCCCGAACTTGAGGGAGGACGAACACTTCCAGGTATGGATGAGGGTTGCCGCTTTGCCTACTTTTAGGAAGCTCTGGGCGAGGAACGACGGTGAGATTATGTCTCAGGGCCGATACAGGATTGTCGCCAACATGA ACTACCCTGTGAAGCAGTTCTCCGGCACAAAGTCAATCGTCATTTCGACAGTCTCCTGGATAGGCGGTAAGCAACCCTTCTTGGGCTGGGCATACATTGCCGCTGCGATTCTCTGTGTTGTTTTGGCTGTGGCTGGTCTCATTAGACACCTCGTCAAGCCCCGAAAGCTGGGCGACATGTCGC TTCTCTCCTGGAACCAGCCCAACGCAAATGGATTATAA